The window AGCGCCGGGTGCGACGCCGCCGAGTGCCACCACGCGCCACCGGCCGGGGCACCCTCGGCGAGGGAGAGCGGCTCGCCGAGCATGACCGCGTCGGCGCCGCAGCCGATCGCCTTGGCGATGTCACCGCTGGTGGCGATGCCGCCGTCGGCGATCAGGTGCACATAACGGCCACCGGTCTCGTCGAGGTAGTCGCGGCGGGCGGCCGCGGCGTCGGCGATCGCGGTGGCCATCGGCACCCGGATGCCGAGGACGGTGTCGGTCGTGGACCACTCGTCGGCGCCGACACCGACGATGACGCCGGCCGCCCCGGTCCGCATCAGGTGCAGCGCCGTCTTGTAGTCGGTGCAGCCGCCGACGATGACCGGCAGGTCGAGGTCGGCGATGAACTCCTTGAGGTTGAGCGGCTCGTCCGTCGTGGACACGTGCTCGGCCGACACCAGGGTGCCCTGGATGACCAGCAGGTCGACGCCGGCGTCCAGCACGACCGGCGCGAGGGCCAGCGTGTGCTGCGGCGACACCCGGACCGCGGTGGTGACGCCGGATGCGCGGATCTCACGGACCCGCTCGGCGATCAGCTCCGGCTTGATCGGCTCGGCGTAGACCTCCTGCAGACGCCGGGTGGCGTCGGCGTCCTCGTCGAGCGAGGCCAGCTCTTCGAGGATCTTGGTGGGGTCTTCATACCGTGTCCAGAGGCCCTCGGCGTTGAGCACGCCCAGTCCGCCGAGGCGGCCCAGGGCGATCACCGAATCCGGGCTCTGGGTGGCGTCCGAGGGGTGCGCGACGCAGGGGATCTTGAAGGGGTACGCGTCGAGTTTCCACTCGGTCGACACGTCGTCGACGTCGCGGGTCCGACGGCTCGGAACGATGGCGATGTCGTCCAGGTGGTAGCCGCGCTGGGCGGTCTTACCGAGGCCGATCTCCACGACGTCACGCATGATCGAACGCCTTCAATCCTTTTTTCGGGTGGCGGGTGGGGCGGTTGGAGGGCAGTCCTTCGATGGAGGGCGCGGGGAATTACCGCGAGTGGTAGTTGGGGGCTTCGACGGTCATCTGGATGTCGTGCGGGTGGCTCTCCTTGAGGCCGGCCGCCGTGATCCGGATGAGCTGACCGCGCTCCTGCAGGTCGGGGATCGTCTCGGCACCGGCGTAACCCATCGCCAGCCGAACCCCGCCGACCAGCTGGCCGACCACCCGGGAGAGCGGACCCCGGTAGGGCACCTGGCCCTCGACACCCTCCGGAACCAGCTTCTCCTCCGGCACGTCGTGCTGGAAGTAGCGGTCCTTCGAGTAGGACTTGGCCTGGCCCCGCGACTGCATGGCGCCGAGCGAGCCCATCCCCCGGTACGACTTGTACTGCTTGCCGTTCACGAAGATCAGCTCACCGGGGCTCTCCTCCGAGCCGGCCAGCAGACCACCGAGCATCACCGCGTTGGCCCCGGCGACCAGAGCCTTGGCGATGTCACCGCTGTACTGGATACCGCCGTCGCCGATCACCGGGACCCCGGCCGGCTTGCACGCCCGGGCGGCCTCCATGATCGCGGTGATCTGCGGCACGCCGACGCCCGCGACGATCCGGGTGGTGCAGATCGCACCCGGGCCGACACCGACCTTCACCGCGTCGGCACCGGCCTCGACCATCGCCTTGGCGCCCGCGTAGGTGGCCACGTTGCCGCCGACGATGTCGGTGACGGTGTCCTTCTTCAGCCGGGCGATCATGTCGAGCACCTGGCGCTGGTGACCGTGCGAGGTGTCCACGATGATCACGTCGACGCCGGCGTCGATCAGGCCACGGGCCCGCTTGTACGAGTCGTCGCCGACCCCGACCGCGGCGGCGACCCGCAGGCGGCCCTGCTCGTCCTTCGTCGCGTCCGGGTACTGCTCGGACTTCGTGAAGTCCTTCACGGTGATCAGCCCACGGAGCCGGCCCTGCTCGTCGACGAGCGGCAGTTTCTCCACCTTGTGCCGGCGGAGCAGGTCGAGCGCCTCGGACTTGCTCACCCCGACCGGGGCGGTGATCAGCGGCGACTTGGTCATCACGTCACGGACCTTGGTGTCCGCGTCGGTGACGAAGCGCATGTCACGGTTGGTCACTATGCCGACGAGCCTGCCCCCGCCGTCGACGACCGGGACGCCGGAGATGCGGTATTTCGCGCACAGGGCATCGACCTGGCCGAGGGTGTCGTCCGGGCTGCAGGTGATCGGGTTGGTGATCATGCCGGACTCGGACCGCTTGACCAGGTCGACCTGGGCTGCCTGGTCCTCCGCGGAGAGATTGCGGTGCAGCACGCCGATGCCGCCCTCGCGCGCCATGGCGATCGCCATGCGTGCCTCGGTCACCGTGTCCATCGCCGCGGACAGCAGCGGGATCGTGAGCTCGACGTTACGGGTCAGGCGCGTGACCGTGTTCACCCGGCTGGGCACCACGTCCGATTCGCCTGGCTGCAACAGCACATCGTCGAACGTGAGGCCGAGAGGAACGGTGCGAGCGCTGTCAGTTTCCACAGATCATTCCCTAGAGAAGAGGCGGAGTTCATCATCCTACCCATCCCGGGCGGGGCACCCGGGTGGCGGACAGAACGTGCGGGCCAGCACACACGCTCGGGAGGTGAGTACGGTATGGGGGTGCAAGATGAGCCGATCGACCCGTTCAACGGCGACCCGACCGACCCGGCCGCCGGTCTCGACGACCTCAACGAGGACGCCGAGTCCGAACCGCTGACCGAGGACGAGCGGCAGGACGTCCTGGAGGACCTCTCCGACCTGGAGATCTACCAGGCGCTGCTCAGTCCGACGGGCATCCGCGGGCTGGTGATCGAGTGCGAGGACTGCCACGAGCCGCACTACTTCGACTGGGATCTGTTGCGCGGCAACCTGCGTCACCTGCTGAGTAGCGGGCGGCCGCGGGTGCACGAGCCCGCCTACGACCCCGACCCGGACCACTACGTCACGTGGGAGTATGCGCGGGGTTACGCGGACGGCGTCCACGACACCCTCACTGAGGGTAGTGACGACGAGAATTAGAGCCACCGCATTCAGCCCGGCGGTCGCGTTTCGGTCCGGGCAGACAGAAACGCCGCGGCGATTGCCACGGCGCTCTGCGTAGTTCGTACAAAAATCTGGTTATGCGACAAGCCCTGCCCGGAAACCTGCCGCAACCGCGTGTGCCCGGTCTCGGGCGCCGAGTTTGCGGAAGAGACGCCGTGCGTGGGTTTTGACGGTGTCCTCGGAGACGAAGAGTTCGCGGCCGATTTCGGCGTTGCTCTTACCGTCCGCCATCCCGCGCAGCACCTGAAGCTCACGCTCGGTAAGCGTCAGCCGCCGCCCGGCCGGCTGCGCGTCGGTCATGCCGACGCCCGCCTCGTTGCCCGGCCAGGCCACCATCGGCCGGCCGGTCGCCGGGTCGATGGGTGCGTCGCCACGCTGGGCCGGGACCATCGGTGCATTGGGCCCGAGCATGGCCGGGACCGCAGCCGCGTTGTGCACGCCGATGCCGCCCTGCTGATACTGCCCCCGGGCCGCCGGGGAGTTGTTGTTGCGCACACCGCCGGCCACGGTGGCCGGCTGAGCGTTGGCGCCGTTGATCGGCATGCCCTGCGGGCGGACCGGCAACAGTAGTAGGAGCAGCGCCTTGGCTACGACGCTGACCAGGTCATGTTCGACGCCACGGATGACGCCTCGGGCACCGGCGGCGACCGCCGCGGCGGCGACCCGCGGGTCTTCCGCTCCGAAGAGCACCACCTGCGCCTGGGGGGCACGGGCGAGCACACGTCGGGTGAAACCGACGCTGTCGGGCCGGGTCACGGCGGTGTCGGCCAGGACCACTTCGGCGGGCCGTTCCGCCAGTCGGATCATGGCCTCGGTCTCGCTGACCGCTGTCCGGACGACGCCGGTCATGCCGAGCCGGGCCGCGGTGGACGCGACGGTCTGGGCCGCCAGCGGGGTTCGGACGCACACGAGGACGGTACGCACAGTGATCCTCCTTCTCTCTCAGAGGAGATCACGCGAGGGCCGCAGCATTACGCGCTTTAGATGGAAAAAACGGGAAAGAAAGGTATGACTTGCCACCCCTTTGCCATACCGCTCGCGAAGACATCGACATGGTGCGTGTGAGGTTGGTGTTGCCTGGGTACACCGGCAAAAGGCCGGTTCCTGGCCCCTCACGACGAACGCTCCGCGGTGCCGCGCGGGAGGAGGGTGTTGATGTCGAACGTTCGCAGGCTGCCCGGTCCCATCGCCGATCTCTGGGATTGGCAGAGACTGGGGCTCTGCCGGGGCCGGGACAGCGCGCAGTTCTTTCACCCCGACGGCGAACGCGGGTCGTCCCGCAATCGCCGGGAGGCCAAGGCGAAGACCATGTGCGGCGCCTGCCCGGTCCGGGCGGAGTGTGCCGCGCACGCCCTCGCCGTTCGCGAGCCGTACGGAGTATGGGGAGGTTTCAGCG of the Actinoplanes sichuanensis genome contains:
- a CDS encoding response regulator transcription factor is translated as MRTVLVCVRTPLAAQTVASTAARLGMTGVVRTAVSETEAMIRLAERPAEVVLADTAVTRPDSVGFTRRVLARAPQAQVVLFGAEDPRVAAAAVAAGARGVIRGVEHDLVSVVAKALLLLLLPVRPQGMPINGANAQPATVAGGVRNNNSPAARGQYQQGGIGVHNAAAVPAMLGPNAPMVPAQRGDAPIDPATGRPMVAWPGNEAGVGMTDAQPAGRRLTLTERELQVLRGMADGKSNAEIGRELFVSEDTVKTHARRLFRKLGARDRAHAVAAGFRAGLVA
- a CDS encoding WhiB family transcriptional regulator — protein: MSNVRRLPGPIADLWDWQRLGLCRGRDSAQFFHPDGERGSSRNRREAKAKTMCGACPVRAECAAHALAVREPYGVWGGFSESERLRLLAVGWEDLADRHGRVDLLRLEARLGRPHKTAVPAQRQAPAA
- the guaB gene encoding IMP dehydrogenase yields the protein METDSARTVPLGLTFDDVLLQPGESDVVPSRVNTVTRLTRNVELTIPLLSAAMDTVTEARMAIAMAREGGIGVLHRNLSAEDQAAQVDLVKRSESGMITNPITCSPDDTLGQVDALCAKYRISGVPVVDGGGRLVGIVTNRDMRFVTDADTKVRDVMTKSPLITAPVGVSKSEALDLLRRHKVEKLPLVDEQGRLRGLITVKDFTKSEQYPDATKDEQGRLRVAAAVGVGDDSYKRARGLIDAGVDVIIVDTSHGHQRQVLDMIARLKKDTVTDIVGGNVATYAGAKAMVEAGADAVKVGVGPGAICTTRIVAGVGVPQITAIMEAARACKPAGVPVIGDGGIQYSGDIAKALVAGANAVMLGGLLAGSEESPGELIFVNGKQYKSYRGMGSLGAMQSRGQAKSYSKDRYFQHDVPEEKLVPEGVEGQVPYRGPLSRVVGQLVGGVRLAMGYAGAETIPDLQERGQLIRITAAGLKESHPHDIQMTVEAPNYHSR
- a CDS encoding DUF5319 domain-containing protein; this encodes MQDEPIDPFNGDPTDPAAGLDDLNEDAESEPLTEDERQDVLEDLSDLEIYQALLSPTGIRGLVIECEDCHEPHYFDWDLLRGNLRHLLSSGRPRVHEPAYDPDPDHYVTWEYARGYADGVHDTLTEGSDDEN
- a CDS encoding GuaB3 family IMP dehydrogenase-related protein, with product MRDVVEIGLGKTAQRGYHLDDIAIVPSRRTRDVDDVSTEWKLDAYPFKIPCVAHPSDATQSPDSVIALGRLGGLGVLNAEGLWTRYEDPTKILEELASLDEDADATRRLQEVYAEPIKPELIAERVREIRASGVTTAVRVSPQHTLALAPVVLDAGVDLLVIQGTLVSAEHVSTTDEPLNLKEFIADLDLPVIVGGCTDYKTALHLMRTGAAGVIVGVGADEWSTTDTVLGIRVPMATAIADAAAARRDYLDETGGRYVHLIADGGIATSGDIAKAIGCGADAVMLGEPLSLAEGAPAGGAWWHSAASHPALPRGGFCIAGEPDGTLEEVLYGPANSANGQLNLFGGLKRAMAKCGYRDVKEFQKVALVLDH